A single genomic interval of Candidatus Eisenbacteria bacterium harbors:
- a CDS encoding RNA-binding protein, giving the protein MGKRIFVGNLSFETTSADLESLFGPFGACESATVVTDRTTGRSRGFGFVEMASAADAAKAIAGLNGQEVKGRTLNVSEAHERTGGGGGGGGGRSGGRRSF; this is encoded by the coding sequence ATGGGTAAGCGAATTTTCGTCGGGAACCTGTCCTTCGAGACGACGAGCGCGGACTTGGAGTCCCTGTTCGGTCCGTTCGGTGCGTGCGAGTCGGCGACGGTGGTCACCGATCGGACGACCGGGCGGTCGCGCGGCTTCGGCTTCGTCGAGATGGCGAGTGCCGCGGACGCGGCCAAAGCCATCGCCGGGCTCAACGGTCAGGAAGTGAAGGGACGCACCCTCAACGTCAGCGAAGCCCACGAGCGTACGGGTGGCGGGGGCGGTGGGGGCGGCGGACGCTCGGGCGGCCGCCGAAGCTTCTAG
- a CDS encoding thiolase family protein gives MSTADWGFSSTFENVGGQIAIAGVGEADHTKASGRTPKEIAAQAIERALTDAGLAPRDVDGIMYTPFDGHQFTAGDYRAHFGTSHDMWVSTLGGGMVWAGSAPYEAALAIRSGKARAVVNVFSVAWATQRAEMMGGPGEVHATELFKQNLEVPFGWFPQPVYFATIARRHMAEFGTTPAQLGAIAVACRRHANRTPAAVMREKPLTLEQYLASPMLCDPFRKEDCCLISDGGGAYVMTPTARARDLRKPVVEVAGVGVGNSRTGAYWSQQGDFTSTPQVFAAPGAFRMAGITPADVDVLTCYDPFTIVSLMQIEDIGFCKKGEGGPFVEGTTLHFDGGKLPYNTHGGMLSHAYVLGIAHVVEVVRQLRGEAAAQVPNARVGVYGGYTGPQASTLILRRP, from the coding sequence GTGAGCACGGCCGACTGGGGCTTTTCGTCGACGTTCGAGAACGTCGGCGGCCAGATCGCGATCGCGGGCGTCGGCGAGGCCGATCACACCAAGGCATCGGGTCGGACGCCGAAGGAGATCGCCGCGCAGGCGATCGAGCGCGCGCTCACCGACGCGGGTCTCGCGCCGCGCGACGTCGACGGCATCATGTACACGCCGTTCGACGGGCATCAGTTCACCGCCGGCGACTACCGCGCACACTTCGGCACCTCGCACGACATGTGGGTGTCGACCCTGGGCGGCGGGATGGTGTGGGCGGGGTCGGCGCCCTACGAGGCGGCGCTGGCGATCCGCTCGGGCAAGGCCCGCGCCGTCGTGAACGTCTTCTCCGTCGCCTGGGCGACGCAGCGCGCGGAGATGATGGGCGGGCCGGGCGAAGTGCACGCCACCGAGCTCTTCAAGCAGAACCTCGAGGTCCCCTTCGGCTGGTTTCCGCAGCCGGTCTACTTCGCGACGATCGCGCGCCGGCACATGGCCGAGTTCGGCACCACGCCCGCGCAGCTCGGCGCCATCGCCGTCGCCTGCCGGCGGCACGCGAACCGGACGCCCGCGGCGGTCATGCGCGAGAAGCCGCTCACGCTCGAGCAGTATCTCGCGAGCCCGATGCTCTGCGATCCGTTCCGCAAGGAGGACTGTTGCCTCATCTCCGACGGCGGCGGCGCGTACGTCATGACGCCGACCGCGCGGGCGCGTGACCTCCGCAAGCCCGTGGTCGAGGTTGCCGGCGTCGGCGTCGGCAACTCGCGCACCGGCGCCTATTGGTCGCAGCAGGGCGACTTCACCTCGACGCCGCAGGTCTTCGCCGCGCCCGGCGCGTTCCGGATGGCGGGGATCACGCCAGCCGACGTCGACGTGCTCACCTGCTACGACCCGTTCACGATCGTGTCGCTCATGCAGATCGAGGACATCGGCTTCTGCAAGAAGGGCGAGGGCGGGCCGTTCGTCGAGGGTACGACGCTCCACTTCGACGGCGGGAAGCTCCCCTACAACACGCACGGCGGGATGCTCTCCCACGCCTACGTCCTCGGGATCGCCCACGTGGTCGAGGTCGTTCGCCAGCTCCGCGGCGAGGCGGCCGCACAGGTGCCGAACGCACGGGTCGGCGTCTACGGGGGCTACACCGGCCCGCAGGCGAGCACGCTCATCCTGCGCCGACCGTGA
- a CDS encoding OB-fold domain-containing protein, translating to MKFRDDFPLPDLGFAPTRPFWDAAARHELAVPRCDACARYVWYPDGACRFCGGAAYTWTTVSGSGRLFSWSVVHRPFIPQLADAVPYVTGLVAIDEDPAVRIVTRVPDCAPERLRIDMPMRVVFRPLRFAEVPGEVVAPMFVPG from the coding sequence ATGAAGTTCCGCGACGACTTCCCGCTGCCCGACCTCGGCTTCGCGCCGACGCGTCCGTTCTGGGACGCGGCGGCACGTCACGAGCTCGCCGTGCCGCGGTGCGACGCGTGCGCGCGCTACGTCTGGTATCCCGACGGTGCGTGCCGCTTCTGCGGCGGGGCCGCGTACACGTGGACGACGGTGTCGGGCAGCGGCCGCCTCTTCTCCTGGTCGGTCGTGCACCGACCGTTCATCCCGCAGCTCGCGGACGCCGTTCCGTACGTGACTGGTCTCGTCGCGATCGATGAGGACCCGGCGGTTCGCATCGTGACCCGTGTCCCCGACTGCGCGCCCGAGCGGCTCCGCATCGACATGCCGATGCGCGTCGTCTTCCGGCCGCTGCGCTTCGCCGAGGTGCCCGGCGAGGTCGTGGCGCCGATGTTCGTCCCGGGCTAG